The nucleotide window TGGACCTCCAGCCCGATGACGACGCGGTGGTCGCTAGCACTGACGGCGCGGGCGCTCATTGTCGCCTCTATCCGGCCGCGACCGCTAAAACATGACGCCATCGCCGTCCGCGCGGTGTGGTGGCCACATCTGCCAACTTTCGGAAACGTGTCTGACGCACGTTTATGTCCACGGGACGCCGCCATCGGCCATGAGCGGCAACCGCGTCGAGGAGCTCGAATCGCGCGTCGAAGAACTCGAAGCCTCCCTCTCCGGCCTGACCGACGAGCTGATGGAGACGAAGGCCCGCCTCGCCGAGCTCGAAGACGAGTCATCGGACGAATACATCGAAGCAGGCGTCGGGGCCGTCACCGACGACGGGACCGAGGAATCGAGCGCAAACGAAGAAGCTAACCCGGACGAGGGCGATTCTACTGACGATTCAGCGGCCGACGACATCATCGTCGCGTAGGCCGCCCACGAGCACCCCATGCATATCAAATCGCTCGTCCTAGAGAACTTCAAGAGTTTCGGCCGTCGAACGGAGATCCCGTTTTACGAGGATTTCACGACCGTGAGCGGGCCGAACGGCTCCGGCAAGTCGAACATCATCGACGCCATCCTGTTCTGTCTCGGGCTCGCCCGCACGCGCGGGATCCGCGCCAGGAAGCTCACCGATCTCATCTACAACCCCGGTCACGAGGAGGGTGGCGAATCGGCCGGTGGCGGTGTTCGAGAAGCGAGCGTCGAGGTGGTGCTCGACAACGCCGAGCGGACGCTCCCGCGCGCCGAGATCGAGAGCGCCGCCGGCACCGAGAACGTCGGCGACGTCGACGAGATCGTCATCAAGCGCCGGGTCAAACAGACCGAGGACAACTACTACTCCTACTACTACCTCAACGAGCGCTCGGTCAACCTCTCCGACATTCAGGACCTGCTCGCGGGGGCGGGCGTCACGCCCGAGGGGTACAACGTCGTGATGCAGGGCGACGTCACGGGCATCATCAACATGACCGCGGGCGAACGCCGCGAGATCATCGACGAGATCGCCGGCGTGGCCGCCTTCGACGCGAAGAAGGAGGACGCCTTCGAGGAGCTCGAAGTCGTCGAGGAGCGCATCGACGAGGCCGAACTCCGCATTCAGGAGAAAGAGGAACGCCTCGAACAGTTGAACGACGAACGCGAGACGGCGCTCGAATACCAGTCGCTGCGCGAGGACAAGGAGGAGTACGAAACCTACCGCAAGGCCGCCGAGCTGGAGGACAAGCGCACGAGCCTCGACTCCGCGGTCGAGAGGATCGACGAGCTCGGCGACGAACTCGACGAGCGCCAGCACGAACTCGACGAACGCCAAGGGAAGGTCTCGCGGCTCGAAACCGATCTCGACGAGCTCAACGACGAGATCGAGCGCAAGGGCGAGGACGAGCAGCTCGCGATCAAGCGCGAGATCGAGGAGATCAAGGGCGAGAAGAGTCGGCTCGAAGATAAGATCGAGAGCACCGAGGAGCGCATCGACGAGGCGGAAAACGAGCGCCGGCAGGCGTTCGTCGAGCTCGACAAGAAACAGGAGACCGTCGACGATCTCGACAGTGATGTTCGGAGCGTGAAAGTCGAGAAGTCCTCCATCGCTGCCGAGATCGAGGACAAAGAGGACGAACTGGCCGAGGTCGAGGCCGAGATCGAGGAAAGCGACACGGAGTACGACGAGGTGAAGGACGATCTCGAAGAGCGACGGGAGGCGCTCGAAGCCGAAAAGAGCGCGAAAAACGAGAAACAGCGCGAGCAGGACAGGCTGCTGGATGCGGCTCGGCGGCGCTCGACCGAACAGAGCGAGAAAGAGAGCGATCTCGACGAGACTCGCGAGCGGATCCCGGAAATCGAGGCCGCGATCGGCGATCTGGAGGACGAGTTGGCGAAGGCCGAGCAGAACGAGGCGAACATCGAGGACGTCGTTGCGGACCTCAAGGCCGACAAGCGCGAGCGGACCGAGGAGCGCGACGAGATCGAGGAGGAGCTCCGCGCCGCGAAGGACGAGTACGCGAGCCTCGAAGCGAAGACCGACGACAGCGGCTCCTCCTATGGAAGAGCGGTTTCCACGATTTTGAACGCCGATCTCGACGGGGTGCACGGCACGATCGCGCAGTTGGGCGGCGTGGCGAGCGAGTACGCGACGGCGTGCGAGACGGCGGCCGGTGGGCGGCTCGCCCACGTCGTGGTCGGCGACGACGGAGTGGGCCAGCAGGCCATCGAGTATCTGAAATCCAGGAACGCAGGCCGGGCGACCTTCCTGCCGATGACGAAGATGCAGCGCCGGTCGGTGCCGAACCGACCCAACGAGGCGGGCGTCGTGGATTTCGCGTACAATCTCGTGGATTTCCCCGAGAAGTACGCGGGCGTCTTTTCGTACGTGCTCGGCAGCACCCTCGTCGTCGAGGAGATGGAGACCGCCCGCGAGCTGATGGGTGACTACCGGCTCGTCACTCTGGAGGGCGAACTCGTCGAGAAGAGTGGCGCGATGACCGGCGGCTCGCGCAGCGGGTCGCGCTACTCCTTCGAGTCGAGCGCGGGTCAGCTAGAACGTGTCGCCGACCGGATCACCGAGCTCGAAGAGAATCGGCGCGAGATGCAGGAGGACGTCCGAGAGATCGAGGAGCGCCTCGACGACGCACGCGAGCGCCGATCGGCGGCCGCCGAGCAGGTCCGCGACATCGAGAACGATATCGAGCAGAAGGAGCGCGAGCGCGAGGAGATCGACGAGCGCATCGACGAGCTCGAAGCGGATATCGCGGAGATCGAAGAGGCCCGCGAGGAGGTCGACGCGGAGATGCAGAGTCTGGAGACCGAGATCGCCGACCACGACGACGAGATCGCGGCGATCGAAGACGACATCGCGGAGCTCGAAGACGAACTCGCGGACTCTGCCATCCCGGAGCTCACGAACGAGGCCGACGCGATTCAGGACGATATCGACGAACTCGACGATCGGATGGGCAAGCTCGACGGCGAGCTGAACGAACTCCAGCTCGAAAAACAGTACGCCGAGGAGTCGATCGACGAGCTCCACGAGACGCTCGAAAGCGCTCAGAATCGCAAGGCCGAGGGCGAGGAGCGCATCGAGGAGCTCGAAGGAAAGATCGACGAACAGGAGGGAAAACTCGACGAGCGCGAGGCGGCCGTCGCCGATCTCGAGGACGAACTCGCCGATCTCAAGGACGAGCGCACGGAGCTGAAGGAGGAGCTCGCCAACGCGAAGGAGAGCCGCGACGAGCAGCGCGAGCGGGTGAACGAGACCGAAAGCGAGCTGGAGAGCCGCCGCGAGCGCCGGGAGCGACTGGAGTGGGAGATCGACGAACTCGAATCGGTCGTCGGCGAGTACGACCCCGACGAGATCCCCGACCACGACGAGGTCGAAGACGAGATCGCCCGGTTGGAGAAGGAGATGGAGGAGCTAGAGCCGGTCAACATGCTCGCCATCGAGGAGTACGATACCGTCGAGGCGGATCTCGACGATCTCACCGACAAGCGGGCGACGCTCGTCGACGAGCGCGACGGCATCGAGGAGCGCATCGACTCCTACGAGGCCCAGAAGCGGGAGACGTTCATGGACTCCTACGAGACGATCAACGACCAGTTCGAGACTATCTTCGAGCGACTCTCCGCGGGGTCGGGAACGCTCCATCTAGAGGACGAGGAAGATCCCTTCGACGGCGGGCTGACGATGAAGGCCCAGCCGGGCGACAAGCCGATCCAGCGGCTGGACGCGATGAGCGGCGGCGAGAAGTCGCTCACCGCGCTCGCGTTCATTTTCGCCATCCAGCGCCACAACCCCGCGCCATTTTATGCGCTCGACGAGGTGGACGCCTTCCTCGATGCGGCCAACGCCGAGCGGGTGGGCGAGCTGGTCGACGAACTCGCCGCCGACGCACAGTTTATCGTCGTCTCGCACCGCTCGGCGATGCTCGAACGCTCCGAGCGC belongs to Halococcus qingdaonensis and includes:
- a CDS encoding DUF7518 family protein → MSGNRVEELESRVEELEASLSGLTDELMETKARLAELEDESSDEYIEAGVGAVTDDGTEESSANEEANPDEGDSTDDSAADDIIVA
- the smc gene encoding chromosome segregation protein SMC, encoding MHIKSLVLENFKSFGRRTEIPFYEDFTTVSGPNGSGKSNIIDAILFCLGLARTRGIRARKLTDLIYNPGHEEGGESAGGGVREASVEVVLDNAERTLPRAEIESAAGTENVGDVDEIVIKRRVKQTEDNYYSYYYLNERSVNLSDIQDLLAGAGVTPEGYNVVMQGDVTGIINMTAGERREIIDEIAGVAAFDAKKEDAFEELEVVEERIDEAELRIQEKEERLEQLNDERETALEYQSLREDKEEYETYRKAAELEDKRTSLDSAVERIDELGDELDERQHELDERQGKVSRLETDLDELNDEIERKGEDEQLAIKREIEEIKGEKSRLEDKIESTEERIDEAENERRQAFVELDKKQETVDDLDSDVRSVKVEKSSIAAEIEDKEDELAEVEAEIEESDTEYDEVKDDLEERREALEAEKSAKNEKQREQDRLLDAARRRSTEQSEKESDLDETRERIPEIEAAIGDLEDELAKAEQNEANIEDVVADLKADKRERTEERDEIEEELRAAKDEYASLEAKTDDSGSSYGRAVSTILNADLDGVHGTIAQLGGVASEYATACETAAGGRLAHVVVGDDGVGQQAIEYLKSRNAGRATFLPMTKMQRRSVPNRPNEAGVVDFAYNLVDFPEKYAGVFSYVLGSTLVVEEMETARELMGDYRLVTLEGELVEKSGAMTGGSRSGSRYSFESSAGQLERVADRITELEENRREMQEDVREIEERLDDARERRSAAAEQVRDIENDIEQKEREREEIDERIDELEADIAEIEEAREEVDAEMQSLETEIADHDDEIAAIEDDIAELEDELADSAIPELTNEADAIQDDIDELDDRMGKLDGELNELQLEKQYAEESIDELHETLESAQNRKAEGEERIEELEGKIDEQEGKLDEREAAVADLEDELADLKDERTELKEELANAKESRDEQRERVNETESELESRRERRERLEWEIDELESVVGEYDPDEIPDHDEVEDEIARLEKEMEELEPVNMLAIEEYDTVEADLDDLTDKRATLVDERDGIEERIDSYEAQKRETFMDSYETINDQFETIFERLSAGSGTLHLEDEEDPFDGGLTMKAQPGDKPIQRLDAMSGGEKSLTALAFIFAIQRHNPAPFYALDEVDAFLDAANAERVGELVDELAADAQFIVVSHRSAMLERSERAIGVTMQGDNVSAVTGIDLGAQEVPADD